One Magnetococcales bacterium genomic window, ATCAACGCACTCTTTGTCGAAATGGCGATGTCCGGACCCCACCCTGATTTCGAAGGGATTGAGACCTTGCGGGGGGGTAGGCAGGAGACCAAGACCCGCCTGTCCGGACCCCACCCTGATTTCGAAGGGATTGAGACTTTTTGTATTCCTGCAACCTGCTCCCCCAGTTTTTGTCCGGACCCCACCCTGATTTCGAAGGGATTGAGACACTGAAATCTTCCAGTTGTTTAACGATCAATTCAGTCCGGACCCCACCCTGATTTCGAAGGGATTGAGACTCTTAAAATAGGTTTATTTGTTTTTTCATCCCAGTCCGGACCCCACCCTGATTTCGAAGGGATTGAGACTCCAGTTGACGGGCGGCACCGAAGGAACCACGTGTCCGGACCCCACCCTGATTTCGAAGGGATTGAGACCGTTCCCAGGCTGGGTGCTACGAAAAACGTCGCAACGTCCGGACCCCACCCTGATTTCGAAGGGATTGAGACGGTCGGATATACTACAACCTTATCCAACGTTGCGTGTCCGGACCCCACCCTGATTTCGAAGGGATTGAGACTTGGGGAATCATAATGGCGAAGATAAAGACGAAGTCCGGACCCCACCCTGATTTCGAAGGGATTGAGACTCACCAACCGATCGATGGACATCTTGGCGTCGTCCGGACCCCACCCTGATTTCGAAGGGATTGAGACTTATAAAATTGAGATGCCTTTATTTCCTCCTCTTCGTCCGGACCCCACCCTGATTTCGAAGGGATTGAGACCCTTTGCTGATCGTCCCAATGTAATCACCGTCAGGTCCGGACCCCACCCTGATTTCGAAGGGATTGAGACCGCCTTTTCATGAGTACGTAGACACCAAGCTTGGTCCGGACCCCACCCTGATTTCGAAGGGATTGAGACTGCTCAAAATCGATCCAAAGCACCCGCTCACCCTCGTCCGGACCCCACCCTGATTTCGAAGGGATTGAGACGCCAATAAACACAACGATATTCTTATTGATCGTCTGTCCGGACCCCACCCTGATTTCGAAGGGATTGAGACTGCAGGTCTGGGGCATTCCATCCCCGGAATTCCGTCCGGACCCCACCCTGATTTCGAAGGGATTGAGACCTGGAAGAAGTAGGCCAGTTCAACATTGATGCTCATGTCCGGACCCCACCCTGATTTCGAAGGGATTGAGACTCACGAGCCAAGTTCCAACCAACCAGTTCACCGGGTCCGGACCCCACCCTGATTTCGAAGGGATTGAGACGATGGGAAGGGATTTGAGGGTTCCCCGAACTGTATGGTCCGGACCCCACCCTGATTTCGAAGGGATTGAGACCTTAAAATAAGATCACATTTTTCTTGGCAGATGTCCGGACCCCACCCTGATTTCGAAGGGATTGAGACAGCCTGATGCCGGCGCAGTAGCGTTCCGCCGCGTCGTCCGGACCCCACCCTGATTTCGAAGGGATTGAGACTGAAGGGCGCTGGACATGGCTGACATTGCCCATCCACACGACCGCTTTCTGAAGATCCTGCTCTCGAATCCTGTGACGGCGGGAACTCTCTTGCGGGAGCGTCTGCCCAAAGAGATAGCAGAATGCTTGTCGCTGGAGCCGCCCAGCTTGGTGGATGGGACTTTCATCGACGGTGAGTTTCGTCAGCATCTGACAGATCGGCTGTTCCGGGTGAAGACGGTGGCAGGTGGTGAGGCCTACGTATACGCGCTCATCGAACACAAAAGCCATCCGGACGACTGGATAGCATTGCAACTTCTGCGGTATATGGTCCGGATCTGGGAGCAGATGCGGGAGGAGACAGATAGTGGGGGGCGTCTGTCACCCATTGTGCCGCTATTGGTGTACCATGGGAGGCAGACTTGGCAGATCCCACCCCTGTTTTCTGCGTTAGTGGATGCAGAGACTTCCTGGCAGAAGCATCTGCTGGATTTTAGGTTTTCGGTGGTGGATCTGGGACGAATCGATGATGCTGCACTTTCTAGGGAT contains:
- a CDS encoding Rpn family recombination-promoting nuclease/putative transposase, producing MADIAHPHDRFLKILLSNPVTAGTLLRERLPKEIAECLSLEPPSLVDGTFIDGEFRQHLTDRLFRVKTVAGGEAYVYALIEHKSHPDDWIALQLLRYMVRIWEQMREETDSGGRLSPIVPLLVYHGRQTWQIPPLFSALVDAETSWQKHLLDFRFSVVDLGRIDDAALSRDDRLRGGFLALKCVFKKGLRPETVAGIGKVLQVDQELAKRTLLYLIQTYEELDMDSIQAFSDEAFPGKAEEYKSLFAREMIAKGRLEGRQEGRQEGRQEGRQEGEQIGERRGETKVLRRLLYKKFGSTPLPSWVEDKLTAASLGEIEEWSDRILDAQSLDEIFV